GCGCTACGCCGACCCGGAGCAGTTCCGCGTCGAGTCGGCGGAGACCTTCGGTGGCGAGATCGTGGTGGCCGAGGACCTGGGGCGGGTAGCGGTCCCGGCACGACGGACGACCCGGTCGGCGGCCGGCTAGGGAGTGCCGACAGTGGTGTGCGTGGCGGTGCGGGGTAGCGCCGCCCACCGCAAGCGGCCGGGGCTACCGGTCCGCCCGGCCGTCAACCAGCACTATCCACTGTGGATGGTGGCTCCGTGGGGATGGTCGCGGCCTGCACCGGGTCCAGCGCTCTGCCGTCGGCGAAGTGGACCTCGAACTGGTGGCGGCCGAGGGTGGTGGTGAGCCGGGCCGCGATGCGGTCGACGTCGTGCCGTTCGGCGGCGGGTAACGGCGCACCGGTGGCTTCGCGGAGAGCAGTGGCTGCGCCCAGGAGCCGGGCGGCGTGGCCGGCCCGGCCGGCGAGACCCCAGGCGCCCGCAGAACCTTCCAGCGCCAGCGCGATCGCGCGGGGGTCGCCGGTGTTGCGGGCCGCCGTCAGGCCTTCCGCGTGCAGGGCCAGCGCCGCCCGGACGTCACCCCGCTGCTCGGCGGTGAACCCCAGCTCCGCGAGGATCAGAGCCACCCCGGGTTCACCGTCCATCCGGCGGCACCAGTCGAGCCACCGGCGCAGGTGCGCGTCCGCCTCGTCGAGCTTGCCCTGCCGTCGCGCGCTCAGGCCCAGCCCCACCTCGGCGAACTGCTCGCCGCGCTTGTGGGAATGCCGTGCGGCCAGCCGGCGTGCCCGCTCGTGGAAATCGTCCGCGGCCGCGAAATCGCCCTGCAGCAACGCGATCCGGCCGAGACCGGACAGCTGGTACGACGCCTCCGTCCACATGCCCAGCTCCTCGGCGTTGCGCAGACCCTCGCGGTGCAGTTCGGCGGCGCGCGGGTAATCACCGGCGATTTCCGCCAGCGAGCTCAGCACCTCGCGCGTCTTCACCACACCCCACCGGTCCCCGAGGTCGGTGAACAGGGCCGCGCTCGCCTCCGCGTCCCGCCGCGCCGCCGCGAGGTCACCCCGCGGCCGTGCCTGTGCGGCACGCGTGCACAAGGCCGCGGCGACACCCCACCGGTCTCCCAGCGCGCGGAACCCCGCCAGTGCGCGGTTGATGCGCTCGGCAGCGGTCGGCAGGTCGCCGGAGCCGATCAGGCTCATCGTCAGGAACCAGCGCGCCCGCGCCTGACCGGGCGGATCGTCCAGGTCGTCGTACCACGCCAGGACCTTGTCGGCTTGCTCGGACAACCCCGGTTCGTCTCCGAGCTGCGCCGCGAACCCCGCCTGCCACGCCTGCGCGCGCGCCCACAGCAGCGTCGGCGCCGGACCGTCGACCGCGAGGGCGGCCGTGATCGACCGGTGCCCCTCCCGCAGCCGTCCGCGGAGGAACCAGTACCAGCTCAGCGCGTTCACCAGCCGCAGAGCGTGCTCGGCCTGCCCGTGCCGCACGGCGTGCTCCAGCGCCGCCCGCAGGTTCGCCGCATCCGCGTCGAGCGCGTCGAGCCAGCCCCGCTGATCAGCACCGCGCAGCCCGGGCTCGGCCTCCTCGGCCAGCGCCAGGTAGTGGTCGAGGTGCCGCTGTCGTTCGGTCCCGGTCTCGCCGGCCTCGGCGAGCCGCTCCAGCCCGTACGCGGCGACGGATTCGAGCAGCCGGTACCGCGGGCCGGATGGTGTCTCGATCATCGCGACCAGCGACTTGCCGACCAGCCGTGCGAGCACGTCGGCACCGCCGCACACCGCCTCAGCCACGGCCAGGCCGCAGCTGTCGGCCTGCACGGCGAGGCGCCGCAGCGCCCGCCGTTCGTCGTCCGTGAGGAGTTCCCAGCTCCAGTCGATCACCGCCCGCAAGGTCTGTTGCCGGGCCGGCGCACCGCGGTGGCCGTGCGCCAGCAACCGGAATCGGTCGTCCAGTCGTTTCCGCAGCTCGTGGACACCCAGCGCCCGCGCCCGGGTGGCCGCCAGCTCCAGGGCCAGCGGCAACCCGTCG
The sequence above is a segment of the Amycolatopsis viridis genome. Coding sequences within it:
- a CDS encoding BTAD domain-containing putative transcriptional regulator, encoding MRFGVLGPLTVWGADGLPVRVPERKIRALLADLIGRRGRPVAASRLIDDVWGSELPVNPAAALQTKVSQLRRVLEQAEPGGRGLVVSRPPGYLLRAEPEAVDADRFTVLVEQARAAGDARAKSALFAEALGLWRGPAYADFADEEFARPFAQQLEEQRLAALEEYAEVRLDLGEHAGLADELGELVHRHPLRERLRAVHLRALYAAGRPAEALAGFADLRARLADELGQDPSPELAALHRAILTQDPALDPWPAGNLPAPVGELLGREVHQAEVGDLLAAHRLVTLTGPGGVGKTRLALAVAARAGGGAPDGVWLAELAGHQGPPATLVATVLDVRDDTKLAEALRAKRLLLVLDNCEHRADEVAALVRTLLGAAPGLRILATSREPLGLAGEVLYAVPPLDPASAAELFAVRAGTARTADNAAAVAEICRRLDGLPLALELAATRARALGVHELRKRLDDRFRLLAHGHRGAPARQQTLRAVIDWSWELLTDDERRALRRLAVQADSCGLAVAEAVCGGADVLARLVGKSLVAMIETPSGPRYRLLESVAAYGLERLAEAGETGTERQRHLDHYLALAEEAEPGLRGADQRGWLDALDADAANLRAALEHAVRHGQAEHALRLVNALSWYWFLRGRLREGHRSITAALAVDGPAPTLLWARAQAWQAGFAAQLGDEPGLSEQADKVLAWYDDLDDPPGQARARWFLTMSLIGSGDLPTAAERINRALAGFRALGDRWGVAAALCTRAAQARPRGDLAAARRDAEASAALFTDLGDRWGVVKTREVLSSLAEIAGDYPRAAELHREGLRNAEELGMWTEASYQLSGLGRIALLQGDFAAADDFHERARRLAARHSHKRGEQFAEVGLGLSARRQGKLDEADAHLRRWLDWCRRMDGEPGVALILAELGFTAEQRGDVRAALALHAEGLTAARNTGDPRAIALALEGSAGAWGLAGRAGHAARLLGAATALREATGAPLPAAERHDVDRIAARLTTTLGRHQFEVHFADGRALDPVQAATIPTEPPSTVDSAG